The following are encoded together in the Streptomyces flavofungini genome:
- the aroQ gene encoding type II 3-dehydroquinate dehydratase, protein MPHTLATAPVLILNGPNLNLLGRRQPEIYGTDTLADVEAMCAKAAAAHGGTVDLRQSNHEGELVDWIHEAREHHAGIVINPAAYSHTSIAILDALNTCDGMPVVEVHISNIHQRESFRHHSYVSQRADGVIAGCGVQGYVFGVERVAALLGRA, encoded by the coding sequence GTGCCCCACACCCTCGCCACCGCCCCGGTCCTGATCCTGAACGGCCCCAACCTGAACCTCCTGGGCCGTCGCCAGCCGGAGATCTACGGCACCGACACGCTCGCGGACGTCGAGGCGATGTGCGCCAAGGCGGCCGCGGCGCACGGCGGGACGGTCGACCTGCGGCAGTCCAACCACGAGGGCGAGCTGGTCGACTGGATCCACGAGGCGCGCGAGCACCACGCGGGCATCGTCATCAACCCGGCCGCGTACTCGCACACGTCGATCGCCATCCTGGACGCGCTCAACACGTGCGACGGCATGCCGGTCGTGGAGGTGCACATCTCCAACATCCACCAGCGGGAGTCGTTCCGGCACCACTCGTACGTCTCGCAGCGCGCCGACGGCGTCATCGCGGGCTGCGGTGTGCAGGGGTACGTGTTCGGGGTGGAGCGGGTGGCGGCGCTGCTGGGGCGGGCCTAG
- a CDS encoding MBL fold metallo-hydrolase, which yields MTYSGVVKVGGPADVHELQDLMISKVAVGPMDNNAYLLRCRATDEQLLIDAANEPQTVLRLIGDDGVCAVVTTHQHGDHWQALAEVVAATGARTYAGREDAEGIPTPTDVLVDDGDTITFGRISLTARHLVGHTPGSIALIYDDPHGHPHVFTGDCLFPGGVGNTWKDPERFASLIDDVETKIFGTLPDETWVYPGHGKDTTLGAERPHLAEWRARGW from the coding sequence ATGACGTACAGCGGAGTGGTGAAGGTCGGCGGGCCCGCGGACGTGCACGAGCTGCAGGACCTGATGATCTCGAAGGTCGCGGTCGGCCCGATGGACAACAACGCCTATCTGCTGCGCTGCCGGGCCACCGACGAGCAGCTCCTGATCGACGCGGCCAACGAGCCCCAGACGGTGCTGCGGCTCATCGGTGACGACGGCGTCTGCGCCGTCGTCACCACCCACCAGCACGGCGACCACTGGCAGGCCCTCGCGGAGGTCGTCGCGGCGACGGGCGCGCGCACGTACGCGGGCCGCGAGGACGCCGAGGGCATCCCGACGCCGACCGACGTCCTCGTGGACGACGGCGACACCATCACGTTCGGCCGGATCTCGCTCACCGCCCGGCACCTCGTGGGCCACACGCCCGGCTCGATCGCCCTCATCTACGACGACCCGCACGGCCACCCGCACGTCTTCACCGGCGACTGCCTCTTCCCCGGGGGCGTCGGCAACACGTGGAAGGACCCGGAGCGGTTCGCGAGCCTCATCGATGACGTCGAGACGAAGATCTTCGGCACGCTCCCCGACGAGACCTGGGTCTACCCCGGCCACGGCAAGGACACCACGCTGGGCGCCGAGCGTCCGCACCTCGCGGAGTGGCGCGCACGCGGCTGGTGA
- a CDS encoding S66 family peptidase: protein MTPPGRPHPPLYPPKPVPGDRIAVVSPAAGLPELFPLPYELGLRRLRTDFLLEPVEYPTTRRMGASARERAEDLHAAFADPQIKAVMASIGGDDQITVLPFLDRELIRAHPKPFFGFSDNTNLHAFLWQAGIVSFHGASVMCELGRPGAMAAPTADSLRAALFTAGRHELRPAERFRDVDVPWDDPAALAAEPPTEPGEGWSWHLPEGAERVVEGRSWGGCLEVLSGLMMADREVADPAAYDGHVLFLETTEELPSPTEVFRILRAMGERGLLARFAALLMGRAKRWSFDRPHGPEERARYAREQREAVLEALSAYAPATMAVFDVDLGHTDPQYVIPYGGTVRVDGDERRITVTY, encoded by the coding sequence ATGACACCGCCAGGCCGCCCGCACCCGCCGCTCTATCCGCCAAAGCCCGTCCCGGGCGACCGCATCGCCGTCGTGTCGCCCGCCGCCGGGCTGCCGGAGCTCTTCCCGCTGCCCTACGAGCTGGGCCTGCGGCGGCTGCGGACGGACTTCCTCCTGGAGCCGGTGGAGTATCCGACGACGCGCAGGATGGGCGCCTCGGCGCGGGAGCGTGCCGAGGACCTGCACGCCGCGTTCGCCGATCCGCAGATCAAGGCCGTCATGGCGAGCATCGGCGGCGACGACCAGATCACCGTGCTGCCGTTCCTGGACCGGGAGTTGATCCGGGCGCACCCCAAGCCGTTCTTCGGGTTCAGCGACAACACCAACCTGCACGCGTTCCTGTGGCAGGCCGGCATCGTCAGCTTCCACGGGGCGTCGGTGATGTGCGAACTGGGGCGGCCGGGAGCCATGGCCGCCCCGACGGCGGACTCACTGCGCGCGGCCCTGTTCACCGCCGGCCGCCACGAACTGCGTCCCGCCGAGCGCTTCCGTGACGTCGACGTCCCTTGGGACGACCCGGCGGCCCTCGCCGCCGAGCCGCCGACGGAGCCGGGCGAGGGCTGGAGCTGGCATCTGCCGGAGGGCGCCGAGCGGGTCGTGGAGGGGCGCTCCTGGGGCGGCTGCCTGGAGGTCCTGTCCGGGCTCATGATGGCCGACCGCGAGGTCGCCGACCCGGCCGCGTACGACGGGCACGTCCTGTTCCTGGAGACGACGGAGGAACTCCCCTCCCCCACCGAGGTGTTCCGGATCCTGCGTGCCATGGGCGAGCGCGGGCTCCTCGCGCGTTTCGCCGCGCTGCTCATGGGCCGCGCCAAGCGCTGGAGCTTCGACCGGCCCCACGGCCCCGAGGAGCGGGCCCGCTACGCACGGGAGCAGCGCGAGGCCGTACTCGAAGCGCTCTCGGCGTACGCTCCCGCCACCATGGCCGTCTTCGACGTGGACCTCGGGCACACGGATCCCCAGTACGTGATCCCCTACGGCGGCACGGTACGGGTGGACGGGGACGAGCGGCGGATCACGGTCACGTACTGA